In the genome of Populus trichocarpa isolate Nisqually-1 chromosome 6, P.trichocarpa_v4.1, whole genome shotgun sequence, one region contains:
- the LOC7465958 gene encoding probable purine permease 5 isoform X1 codes for MIETRLLQPETIMEEGSSKPSNSLWDKIRNLKHITMEGYKRKPISHWILLALSIVAMLVAFPASSLLTRVYYSNGGASKWIISWVAVAGWPLTALILFPSYFFLDNSPTPLTFKLLVSYIVLGFLSAADNLMYAYAYAYLPASTAALLASSSLVFSALCGYFIVHNKLNASMVNAIVIITAAMAMIALDSDSDRYDYVTDHQYTMGFIWDILGSALHGLIFALSELVFVKLMGRRSFHVVLEQQVMVSFFGFVFTTIGVILNNDFEGMASEARSFKGGKSSYILVLVWGTITFQLGVLGGTAVLYLASTVMAGVLNAIRVPITAIAAVILLHDPMSGFKILSLLITFWGFTSYIYGNSSASSEESPS; via the exons ATGATAGAAACACGACTTCTCCAGCCAG AAACAATTATGGAGGAGGGATCATCAAAACCTTCAAATTCATTGTGGGACAAAATTCGCAACTTGAAGCACATTACTATGGAAGGATACAAAAGAAAGCCAATCTCGCACTGGATTCTTCTGGCTTTGAGCATCGTGGCCATGCTTGTGGCTTTTCCTGCATCAAGCCTTCTCACACGGGTCTATTATTCGAATGGGGGTGCAAGCAAGTGGATTATTTCATGGGTGGCAGTTGCTGGGTGGCCTTTAActgctttaattttgtttccttcttaCTTCTTTCTTGATAATTCTCCCACTCCTCTGACCTTCAAACTCCTTGTTTCTTATATTGTGCTGGGTTTCTTAAGTGCTGCGGACAATCTCATGTATGCATATGCCTACGCATACCTCCCAGCATCAACTGCTGCTCTTCTGGCTTCATCATCCCTAGTGTTTTCTGCTCTATGTGGATATTTTATTGTGCACAACAAACTGAATGCTTCCATGGTAAATGCTATTGTCATAATTACTGCTGCCATGGCAATGATTGCATTAGATTCGGATTCAGACAGGTACGATTATGTTACTGATCACCAATATACCATGGGTTTTATATGGGATATTTTGGGATCCGCTCTTCATGGCCTCATCTTTGCTCTCTCGGAGCTAGTTTTCGTTAAGTTGATGGGAAGAAGATCCTTCCATGTTGTGTTGGAGCAGCAGGTCATGGtttctttctttggttttgtATTTACCACCATTGGGGTTATTTTAAACAACGATTTTGAAGGGATGGCATCCGAGGCTAGATCATTCAAGGGAGGTAAATCTTCATATATCCTGGTTCTTGTATGGGGTACCATTACTTTTCAGCTGGGGGTATTGGGAGGAACTGCTGTGCTTTATTTGGCTTCCACTGTGATGGCCGGTGTTCTCAATGCAATAAGGGTACCAATCACAGCTATTGCTGCTGTTATTTTGCTACATGATCCCATGAGTGGTTTCAAGATTCTTTCCTTATTAATCACATTTTGGGGATTTACTTCTTACATATATGGAAATTCCTCAGCTAGTAGTGAAGAGTCCCCGTCATAA
- the LOC7465958 gene encoding probable purine permease 5 isoform X2 codes for MEEGSSKPSNSLWDKIRNLKHITMEGYKRKPISHWILLALSIVAMLVAFPASSLLTRVYYSNGGASKWIISWVAVAGWPLTALILFPSYFFLDNSPTPLTFKLLVSYIVLGFLSAADNLMYAYAYAYLPASTAALLASSSLVFSALCGYFIVHNKLNASMVNAIVIITAAMAMIALDSDSDRYDYVTDHQYTMGFIWDILGSALHGLIFALSELVFVKLMGRRSFHVVLEQQVMVSFFGFVFTTIGVILNNDFEGMASEARSFKGGKSSYILVLVWGTITFQLGVLGGTAVLYLASTVMAGVLNAIRVPITAIAAVILLHDPMSGFKILSLLITFWGFTSYIYGNSSASSEESPS; via the coding sequence ATGGAGGAGGGATCATCAAAACCTTCAAATTCATTGTGGGACAAAATTCGCAACTTGAAGCACATTACTATGGAAGGATACAAAAGAAAGCCAATCTCGCACTGGATTCTTCTGGCTTTGAGCATCGTGGCCATGCTTGTGGCTTTTCCTGCATCAAGCCTTCTCACACGGGTCTATTATTCGAATGGGGGTGCAAGCAAGTGGATTATTTCATGGGTGGCAGTTGCTGGGTGGCCTTTAActgctttaattttgtttccttcttaCTTCTTTCTTGATAATTCTCCCACTCCTCTGACCTTCAAACTCCTTGTTTCTTATATTGTGCTGGGTTTCTTAAGTGCTGCGGACAATCTCATGTATGCATATGCCTACGCATACCTCCCAGCATCAACTGCTGCTCTTCTGGCTTCATCATCCCTAGTGTTTTCTGCTCTATGTGGATATTTTATTGTGCACAACAAACTGAATGCTTCCATGGTAAATGCTATTGTCATAATTACTGCTGCCATGGCAATGATTGCATTAGATTCGGATTCAGACAGGTACGATTATGTTACTGATCACCAATATACCATGGGTTTTATATGGGATATTTTGGGATCCGCTCTTCATGGCCTCATCTTTGCTCTCTCGGAGCTAGTTTTCGTTAAGTTGATGGGAAGAAGATCCTTCCATGTTGTGTTGGAGCAGCAGGTCATGGtttctttctttggttttgtATTTACCACCATTGGGGTTATTTTAAACAACGATTTTGAAGGGATGGCATCCGAGGCTAGATCATTCAAGGGAGGTAAATCTTCATATATCCTGGTTCTTGTATGGGGTACCATTACTTTTCAGCTGGGGGTATTGGGAGGAACTGCTGTGCTTTATTTGGCTTCCACTGTGATGGCCGGTGTTCTCAATGCAATAAGGGTACCAATCACAGCTATTGCTGCTGTTATTTTGCTACATGATCCCATGAGTGGTTTCAAGATTCTTTCCTTATTAATCACATTTTGGGGATTTACTTCTTACATATATGGAAATTCCTCAGCTAGTAGTGAAGAGTCCCCGTCATAA
- the LOC7465957 gene encoding eukaryotic translation initiation factor 5A codes for MSDEEHHFESKADAGASKTYPQQAGTIRKNGYIVIKNRPCKVVEVSTSKTGKHGHAKCHFVGIDIFNGKKLEDIVPSSHNCDVPHVNRVDYQLIDISEDGFVSLLTENGNTKDDLRLPTDDSLLTQIKDGFGEGKDLVVSVMSAMGEEQICALKDIGPKN; via the exons ATGTCGGACGAGGAGCACCACTTTGAATCCAAGGCTGATGCAGGAGCCTCCAAGACTTACCCTCAGCAAGCTGGTACCATCCGTAAGAATGGTTACATAGTCATTAAGAACCGCCCTTGCAAG gttgttGAGGTTTCCACCTCAAAGACAGGCAAGCACGGACATGCTAAGTGCCACTTTGTGGgaattgatatatttaatgGGAAAAAGCTTGAAGATATTGTTCCCTCATCTCACAACTGTGAT GTTCCCCATGTTAATCGTGTTGATTATCAATTGATTGATATCTCTGAAGATGGTTTT GTGAGTCTTTTGACTGAAAATGGAAATACCAAGGATGATCTGAGGCTTCCCACTGATGACAGTCTACTTACTCAG ATTAAAGATGGATTTGGCGAAGGGAAGGACCTTGTGGTGTCTGTCATGTCTGCCATGGGAGAGGAGCAGATCTGTGCCCTTAAGGACATTGGCCcaaaaaattga